The following proteins come from a genomic window of Montipora capricornis isolate CH-2021 chromosome 9, ASM3666992v2, whole genome shotgun sequence:
- the LOC138016526 gene encoding uncharacterized protein produces MRRALSERPVKGTSASVCVVDETKKTLDVNKIEGFSKLHNIQFEEKGIRVWRSYGVGRGKEILFEELVSLSQENTGLVVSEECFDCRETRVYKCKDTTTESSVSSDSEINMFECSEPGCIKSFRTFSELESHLDIGDHCVREERQSETLYDKLRRDWVDMFTTSVNITKDATCTPGSQQNVSSSPPSDQAVRMGWALS; encoded by the coding sequence ATGAGAAGGGCGCTTTCAGAGAGACCAGTAAAAGGTACATCCGCAAGTGTTTGCGTAGTTGACGAGACCAAGAAGACCTTAGACGTAAACAAGATAGAAGGATTCAGCAAGCTACACAACATCCAGTTTGAAGAAAAGGGCATTCGTGTCTGGAGGTCTTACGGAGTGGGCCGCGGTAAGGAGATTCTTTTTGAAGAACTTGTTTCACTGAGCCAAGAGAACACTGGCCTCGTTGTAAGTGAAGAGTGCTTCGACTGTAGAGAAACACGTGTATATAAATGCAAAGACACCACTACCGAAAGCTCAGTTTCGTCCGATTCGGAAATAAATATGTTTGAATGCTCGGAGCCCGGATGTATTAAGAGTTTCCGTACCTTTTCAGAGCTCGAGTCACATTTGGACATCGGAGACCATTGTGTGAGAGAGGAGAGGCAGTCTGAAACTCTCTATGACAAGCTTCGTAGAGATTGGGTAGACATGTTCACTACGTCAGTGAACATAACTAAAGATGCGACATGTACACCTGGTTCACAGCAGAATGTGAGCTCGTCGCCGCCATCAGACCAAGCTGTCAGAATGGGCTGGGCCTTATCCTAG